From Streptomyces sp. Edi4, one genomic window encodes:
- a CDS encoding nuclear transport factor 2 family protein, giving the protein MPDTAHATAVPEWILAFMDAIDTLDFDEGFAPLTEDTDMYFGTAHIHGVEAIKSFFVKIDAPLHISHEVLEYWTTDNGVRLLRGEAVMAKKSHPEHVVRAPFTHIFELERQEPPRVRTLRVTAGPLRTDSVM; this is encoded by the coding sequence ATGCCGGACACCGCCCACGCCACAGCCGTCCCCGAGTGGATCCTCGCGTTCATGGACGCCATCGACACACTGGACTTCGACGAGGGGTTCGCGCCTCTCACCGAGGACACCGACATGTACTTCGGCACCGCCCACATCCATGGCGTCGAGGCCATCAAGTCGTTCTTCGTCAAGATCGACGCACCGCTGCACATCAGCCATGAGGTCCTGGAGTACTGGACCACGGACAATGGCGTCCGGCTGCTGCGCGGCGAGGCCGTCATGGCCAAGAAGAGCCACCCGGAGCACGTGGTGCGCGCGCCGTTCACGCACATCTTCGAGCTGGAGCGACAGGAGCCGCCACGCGTGCGGACCCTGCGCGTCACGGCGGGCCCGCTGCGCACGGACAGCGTCATGTGA
- a CDS encoding alpha/beta hydrolase, with protein sequence MTSVWLHDVTEQLIPTALGDINVRVGGRPDGPAMVCWPSLMMDGTMWQYQYEHFAPTHRLVLIDSPGHGKSEALRRIIDLRECSDALVEILDALGIERCVLVGNSWGGMLAGVFPAYHPRRTIAAIGINCTASLPSTFESVWATGLSALLSLRASMPPLAVKAARAAFAGPTAEATNPEFLDFITFVLRDDPKSVAWALRSILIGRKDEHRRLSTIRDTPVLIIAGEEDSQFPVHVVRRMADAIEGSTFRVLPHTAHLAARENPAAVNAEIHAFLAALPAAA encoded by the coding sequence ATGACCTCCGTCTGGCTCCACGACGTCACCGAGCAGCTGATCCCCACCGCCCTGGGAGACATCAACGTCCGCGTCGGCGGCCGCCCCGACGGCCCCGCCATGGTGTGCTGGCCCAGCCTGATGATGGACGGCACGATGTGGCAGTACCAGTACGAGCACTTCGCCCCCACCCACCGTCTCGTCCTCATCGACAGCCCGGGCCACGGCAAGTCCGAAGCCCTGCGCAGGATCATCGACCTGAGGGAGTGCTCCGACGCCCTCGTGGAGATCCTTGACGCGCTCGGCATCGAACGCTGCGTCCTGGTCGGCAACAGCTGGGGCGGCATGCTGGCGGGGGTCTTCCCCGCGTACCACCCGCGCCGCACCATCGCGGCGATCGGCATCAACTGCACCGCGTCCCTGCCCTCGACCTTCGAGAGTGTCTGGGCCACCGGGCTCTCCGCCCTCCTCTCGCTGCGCGCGAGCATGCCGCCGCTGGCCGTCAAGGCCGCGCGCGCCGCCTTCGCCGGCCCCACGGCCGAGGCCACGAACCCCGAATTCCTCGACTTCATCACGTTCGTCCTGCGCGACGACCCCAAGTCCGTCGCCTGGGCGCTGCGGAGCATCCTGATCGGCCGCAAGGACGAGCACCGCCGTCTGAGCACCATCCGGGACACGCCCGTCCTGATCATCGCGGGCGAGGAGGACAGCCAGTTCCCCGTGCACGTGGTGCGGCGCATGGCCGACGCCATCGAAGGCAGCACCTTCCGTGTGCTGCCCCATACCGCCCATCTCGCGGCCCGCGAGAACCCGGCGGCCGTCAACGCCGAGATCCATGCCTTCCTCGCCGCGCTGCCCGCCGCGGCCTGA